A genomic segment from Osmerus mordax isolate fOsmMor3 chromosome 5, fOsmMor3.pri, whole genome shotgun sequence encodes:
- the p4ha1b gene encoding prolyl 4-hydroxylase subunit alpha-1b isoform X1: protein MSVMELRCSWCVLVLSNLLQTLSAHDDFFTSIGHMTDLLYTEKDLVTSLKDYIRAEENKLEQVKRWAEKLDSLTTTATLDPEGFLGHPVNAFKLMKRLNTEWGDLENLVLKDTSDGFISNLTLQRQHFPTDEDQTGAAKALLRLQDTYRLDANTISTGDLPGVTAQSPMTVEDCYELGEIAYKEGDYYHTELWMAQALKQQDQGEESPIDKVLVLDYLSNSVYQQGELEKGLELTKRLLSLDPEHLSANDDVDYFEFQLEKQRTASADKPPKQDKKQGRNETEGALRKKRFREPLPELKMYEKLCRGEGIRMTPRRQSRLFCRYYDNHRNPMYLLGPVKQEDEWDRPYIVRYHDIISHSEIEKVKELAKPKLSRSLISNPITDETEAVPYRISESAGLTGYEHPVVDKINQRIEDLTGLEMDTAEELQVVNYGVAGQYEPHFDFGRKDEPDAFKELGTGNRIATWLFYMTDVAAGGATVFPDVGAAVWPKKGTAVFWYNLFPSGEGDYSTLHAACPVLVGSKWVSNKWIHERGQEFRRPCGLVETE from the exons ATGTCAGTGATGGAGCTGAGATGTTCGTGGTGTGTTCTGGTTCTGAGTAAcctcctccagactctctcaGCCCACGATGACTTCTTCACGTCCATAG GCCACATGACCGATCTCTTGTACACTGAAAAGGACCTGGTCACCTCATTGAAGGATTacatcagagcagaggagaacaaACTGGAGCAGGTCAAACG tTGGGCTGAGAAGCTGGACTCTCTGACCACCACGGCCACCCTGGACCCCGAGGGCTTCCTGGGGCACCCGGTCAACGCCTTCAAGCTGATGAAGAGACTGAACACTGAGTGGGGAGACCTTGAGAACCTGGTGCTCAAGGACACATCGGACG ggtTCATCTCTAACCTGaccctccagagacagcactTCCCCACAGACGAGGACCAGACCGGGGCTGCCAAAGCCCTGCTCAGACTGCAGGACACCTACAGGCTGGACGCCAACACCATCTCCACTGGAGACCTGCCTG gtgtAACCGCGCAGAGCCCCATGACAGTGGAGGACTGCTATGAGTTGGGGGAGATTGCCTACAAAGAGGGAGACTACTACCACACAGAGTTATGGATGGCTCAGGCCCTCAAACAGCAGGACCAGGGCGAGGAGTCGCCCATAGACAAGGTCCTGGTGCTGGACTATCTCAGCAACTCTGtctaccagcagggggagctggagaAAGGTCTGGAGCTCACCAAGAGACTGCTTTCTCTAG ACCCAGAGCATCTGAGCGCCAACGATGACGTGGACTACTTTGAGTTCCAGCTGGAGAAACAGAGGACGGCATCCGCTGACAAGCCCCCGAAACAGGACAAGAAACAGGGAAGGAACGAGACTGAAGGAGCCCTCAGGAAGAAGCGCTTCAGAGAGCCCCTGCCTGAATTGAAGATGTACGAGAAACTGTGTCGAGGGGAGGGCATCAGAatg ACACCGCGCAGGCAAAGCCGCCTGTTCTGCCGTTACTACGACAACCACCGTAACCCCATGTACCTTCTCGGCCCGGTGAAGCAGGAGGACGAGTGGGACCGCCCCTACATCGTCCGTTACCATGACATCATCTCCCACAGCGAGATCGAGAAGGTCAAAGAGCTTGCCAAGCCCAAG CTAAGCAGGTCCCTCATCTCCAACCCCATCACTGATGAAACAGAGGCCGTCCCGTACCGCATCAGCGAGAG TGCTGGGCTGACTGGGTACGAACACCCAGTGGTGGACAAGATCAACCAGAGGATTGAAGACCTGACAGGTCTGGAGATGGACACTGCTGAGGAGCTGCAg GTTGTAAATTACGGTGTGGCAGGGCAGTACGAGCCCCACTTTGACTTTGGAAGG aAAGATGAGCCTGATGCATTCAAAGAGCTGGGCACAGGCAACCGCATAGCAACTTGGCTCTTCTAC ATGACTGATGTTGCTGCTGGAGGTGCTACAGTATTTCCTGATGTAGGGGCTGCTGTTTGGCCCAAAAAG ggtacAGCAGTGTTCTGGTACAACCTGTTCCCCAGTGGGGAGGGAGACTACAGCACATTACATGCTGCCTGTCCTGTACTAGTGGGCAGCAAGTGGG TATCAAACAAATGGATCCATGAAAGAGGACAGGAGTTCAGACGTCCCTGTGGTCTGGTAGAGACCGAATGA
- the LOC136942760 gene encoding serine/threonine/tyrosine-interacting-like protein 1, giving the protein MGIALSRAVNSRLGVSTERSSISNSNNCQSVNSAPYRELNEVRVPSYGEEPEVEEVLVPAMPERTRVERGYITPQQVYNLLNAEAGQPALHDPNYILILDCRSADRYKQSHLVTARASVTVIHPELGCLISCVQLQEFSIILLYAEDGHSAVGSAEARVDSPVLQHCFFQISVLGMDPVILLGGFSAFHTLYPFLCTPRMVLLQPERQSLTIYPSEILEGALYQGSAAQASNYRIIKNLHVTHVLNATADCPDAFPGILSYLKLPLSDDAQQDLVEALPRATGFIGGALRGEPAGRVLVHCSMGRSRSSALTLAFLMQLRRWSLLHAVRWLKERRACTAPNVNFLRQLLTYEESLFGRRLTSLDDIRL; this is encoded by the exons ATGGGCATAGCGTTGTCCAG AGCGGTTAACAGTCGTTTAGGAGTCTCTACAGAGCGCAGCAGTAtcagcaacagcaacaactgTCAATCAGTAAACAGCGCCCCCTACAGGGAGTTGAACG AGGTGAGAGTGCCGTCGTACGGGGAGGagccagaggtggaggaggtgttggTCCCGGCCATGCCTGAGAGAACCAGGGTGGAGCGAGGCTACATCACCCCTCAGCAGGTCTACAACCTGCTGAACGCCGAGGCGGGCCAGCCCGCGCTGCACGACCCCAACTACATCCTCATCCTGGACTGCCGCAGCGCTGACAG gtacaaGCAGAGTCACCTTGTGACAGCCCGTGCCAGTGTGACGGTCATCCATCCAGAGCTGGGCTGTCTGATCAGCTGTGTCCAGCTGCAGGAGTTCTCCATCATACTGCTGTACGCGGAGGACGGGCACAGTGCAG tgggcaGTGCCGAGGCCAGGGTTGACTCCCCGGTCCTGCAGCACTGCTTCTTCCAGATCAGCGTCCTGGGCATGGACCCCGTCATCCTCCTGGGGGGCTTCTCAGCCTTCCACACCCTCTACCCCTTCCTCTGCACCCCCCGCATGGTCCTGCTGCAGCCCGAGAGGCAGTCCCTCACCATCTACCCCTCCGAGATCCTGGAGGGGGCGCTGTACCAGGGCTCGGCCGCTCAGGCCTCCAACTACCGCATCATCAAGAACCTCCACGTGACCCACGTGTTGAACGCCACGGCCGACTGCCCCGACGCCTTCCCCGGCATCCTGTCCTACCTGAAGCTGCCGCTCAGCGACGATGCCCAGCAGGACCTGGTGGAGGCTCTCCCCAGGGCCACGGGCTTCATCGGCGGGGCGCTGCGCGGCGAGCCGGCCGGCCGGGTGCTGGTGCACTGCAGCATGGGCCGGAGCCGCAGCTCTGCGCTCACGCTGGCCTTCCTCATGCAGCTCCGGCGCTGGTCGCTGCTCCACGCCGTGCGCTGGCTGAAGGAGAGGCGGGCTTGCACGGCGCCCAACGTGAACTTCCTGCGGCAGCTCCTGACCTACGAGGAGAGTCTGTTCGGTCGGAGGCTCACCTCGCTGGACGACATACGGCTGTGA
- the si:ch211-248a14.8 gene encoding uncharacterized protein si:ch211-248a14.8 — translation MSPGPPLEGVMIQLKPLLSPPPGSWTGAPDPWDTVKTTLVSERPRWRRCVAALRRFSSSPVWKPLLPALGIIAILGVTVLYILADKLRCFVANIFVPQYHYPYAVPLCFAQVLVTLLALQLLHALGLVPLKPYSLSLGERLLVPSICDSVQAVLGMWAESSHSGLYPLTMRLLPLLSVGWCHGLGLARSPLLHVTVVTVVTVTSVAITASLGLSRVEPLECVYAPLALLLHSLALAWMAKAAEVEFRRPGSHVSTFDLYFTLLVNQSLILGFLCLLHPKGPQALGGASWYNLLFIGYLLAILLLGMVQHFLVDVTALRLSPLVAALIHTARTLVQPFYRF, via the exons ATGTCTCCAGGACCTCCATTAGAGGGGGTGATGATCCAACTCaagcccctcctgtccccccctccaggcAGCTGGACAGGGGCGCCTGACCCCTGGGACACGGTCAAGACCACACTTGTCTCAGAACG ccccaggtggaggaggtgtgtcgCAGCCCTCAGGCGGTTCTCCTCCAGTCCTGTGTGGAAGCCCCTGCTCCCTGCCCTGGGCATCATCGCCATCCTGGGGGTGACCGTCCTCTACATCCTGGCTGACAAGCTCCGCTGCTTCGTGGCTAACATCTTCGTACCACAGTATCACTACCCATAtgctgtgccactctgcttcGCCCAG GTGTTGGTGACCCTGCTAGCCTTGCAGCTCCTCCACGCCCTGGGCCTGGTCCCCCTCAAGCCCTACTCCCTgtccctgggagagaggctccTAGTGCCCTCCATCTGCGACAGTGTACAGGCAGTGCTGGGCATGTGGGCTGAGAGCAGCCACTCGGGCCTGTACCCCCTGACCATGAGGCTGCTGCCCCTGCTGAGCGTGGGCTGGTGCCACGGCCTGGGACTGGCACGGTCGCCTCTGCTCCACGTCACGGTGGTCACCGTGGTGACCGTCACCTCTGTCGCCATCACAG CATCGCTGGGCCTCTCGAGGGTGGAGCCCCTGGAGTGTGTGTACGCCCCTctggccctgctcctccacagccTGGCTCTGGCCTGGATGGCCAAGGCTGCAGAGGTGGAGTTCCGGCGACCTGGCTCCCACGTCTCGACCTTTGACCTGTATTTCACCCTGCTGGTGAACCAGAGCCTGATCCTGGGCTTCCTGTGTCTGTTGCACCCCAAGGGCCCCCAGGCTCTGGGCGGGGCCAGCTGGTACAACCTGCTCTTCATTGGCTACCTCTTGGCCATCCTGCTCCTGGGGATGGTTCAGCACTTCCTGGTGGACGTGACAGCACTTCGCTTGTCGCCGCTGGTCGCGGCGCTCATACACACGGCTCGGACCTTAGTGCAGCCGTTTTATAGGTTCTAG
- the ecd gene encoding protein ecdysoneless homolog, whose product MDPLKRTVVHDDMVQYYLFLVEPRVSDPLASEQCLQRLVEEILAKVTPLLVQYIWHQQPFNLKYCPEKEGLPAHIKGSTQFGDNVEDEWFIVYLLLQITESFPELAVRVEDNDGEFLLIEAADYLPKWLNPESSENRVFLHKGELHILPCPSRSSEVGLPRDVVPSVAQALDLLSSHTQACLASPNIRSALAKRLDGYPGKLQTTLHFGHCFLPAGIITVLAQRPDLLAPAVSAFYLRDPVDLQACRTFRNFPPDTRVLTSVKFTRCLYAQLQQQHFNPDRRSGFTLPARSHPQYRAHELGMKLAHGFEILCSKGRPPSSEPDVPISCNPLWKGFVDSLKKNNYFKAELEGSARYRELMMSAQNFFKQSVNQGQSSSSKSPGEEVLQLLQSSPLPDLEHLRRQETLLAPEDSDSWLDISAQELEHLLEERGGRGLGGGGGGSSRPPSSRRAPEVRSEEVKEEEEASYSLVAVTQGMKNFINAMSSHEGAELPWSHSNEPFQFDPDSLASALDKLLGAKDEELDSDDLDADDDDDDDDDEEGVEEGLGGSSQPGGLEGAEALDGLRRYMDEMDQELLGTNVGQSFTQKDGAKSALGTDSPRPTGGEPLQGEEEEEIQPLDVDLNLVTNLLESLSSQAGLAGPASNLLQSMGIHLPPNTDRS is encoded by the exons ATGGACCCGCTGAAGAGAACGGTCGTTCATGACGACATGGTCCAGTATTACCTTTTCCTGGTTGAGCCCAGGGTTTCTGATCCACTGGCCAGTGAGCAGTGTCTGCAACGTCTAGTTGAGGAGATCTTAGCCAAGGTGACTCCCCTTCTCGTCCAGTACATCTGGCATCAGCAGCCTTTCAACCTCAAGTACTGTCCCGAGAAAG AAGGCCTTCCTGCCCACATCAAAGGGAGCACTCAGTTTGGAGACAATGTGGAAGACGAGTGGTTTATCGTTTACCTCCTACTGCAAATCACAGAGTCCTTTCCTGAGTTGGCAGTGAG GGTTGAGGACAATGACGGGGAGTTTCTTCTCATTGAAGCGGCTGACTATCTTCCCAAATGGCTGAACCCAGAGAGCAGCGAGAACAGG GTCTTTCTCCATAAAGGAGAGCTGCACATTCTCCCCTGCCCGTCCCGTTCCAGTGAGGTGGGCCTGCCCAGGGACGTGGTGCCCAGTGTGGCCCAGGCCCTGGacctgctctcctcccacacCCAGGCCTGTCTGGCCAGCCCCAACATCCGGTCAGCCCTGGCCAAAAGACTGGATGG ataCCCAGGGAAGCTTCAGACCACCTTGCACTTCGGCCATTGTTTCCTGCCTGCTGGCATCATTACAGTGTTGGCACAGAGGCCAGACCTGCTCGCACCAGCGGTCTCTGCGTTCTATCTGCGGGATCCGGTGGATCTTCAAGCCTGCCGGACATTCCGAAACTTCCCTCCAGATACCAGAGTCCTCACCTCG GTGAAGTTCACCCGCTGTCTGTACgcccagctccagcagcagcactTCAACCCTGACAGGAGGAGTGGCTTCACCCTGCCAGCCCGCTCTCACCCCCAGTATCGAGCCCACGAGCTGGGCATGAAACTG GCTCATGGGTTTGAGATCTTGTGCTCCAAGGGAAGACCCCCCTCCTCAGAACCAGATGTGCCCATCAGCTGTAACCCCTTGTGGAAAGGTTTTGTGGATAGTCTAAAGAAGAACAACTACTTTAAG GCTGAACTAGAGGGGTCAGCCCGCTACAGAGAACTGATGATGTCAGCGCAGAACTTCTTCAAACAGTCAGTAAACCAAGGACAGAG ctccAGCAGCAAGTCTCCAGGAGAAGAGGTGCTGCAGCTGTTGCAgagctctcctctcccagacCTGGAGCacctgaggagacaggagacccTTCTGGCTCCAGAGGACA gtgacaGCTGGCTGGACATCTCAGCCCAGGAGCTGGAGCATctgttggaggagagagggggcaggggtctgggggggggaggggggggcagctcGCGGCCCCCCTCCTCTAGACGAGCACCAGAGGTCAGGagtgaggaggtgaaggaggaagaggaggccagtTATAGTCTGGTTGCTGTGACCCAAGGGATGAAGAACTTCATCAACGCCATGTCTTCACACGAGGGCGCAGAGCTTCCCTG GTcccattcaaatgagccattccAGTTTGATCCAGACTCCTTAGCCAGTGCACTGGACAAACTACTGG GGGCTAAGGATGAAGAGTTGGATTCCGATGACCTcgatgctgatgatgatgatgatgacgatgatgatgaggagggggtggaggaggggctgggaggttcTTCCCAgccaggagggctggagggagcagAGGCGCTGGATGGATTGAGGAGATACATGGATGAGATGGACCAGGAGCTCCTGGGCACCAACGTGGGTCAAAGCTTCACTCAGAAG GATGGAGCAAAGTCGGCCCTGGGCACCGACTCCCCCAGGCCCACAGGGGGTGAACCtctccagggggaggaggaggaggagatccagCCTCTGGATGTGGACCTGAACCTGGTCACCAACCTGCTGGAGTCCCTCAGCTCccaggctgggctggctggACCTGCGTCCAACCTGCTGCAGAGCATGGGCATCCACCTGCCCCCTAACACTGACCGCTCCTGA
- the fam149b1 gene encoding protein FAM149B1 isoform X1 gives MISRYSRRPVSHNLEIRGLSRSSLDHHPLPEEADDDLVHPPPLLHDLREAVSAYDSSETSAASGQSDCPTVTTGDTTRSWSGIHSYAGTGISTERSSVFSWGYDEFDKAASRQVQQMFEEIDEELYEGRGGGLHLRGLQEECQQWASRFPHLRILGTQLVCPSDEGFQWFSTSGRASTASPGLAPSLAPAAGKEGRPQDKDKQGTELCVQGRRAVFSEPCVVEIEPPPIGCEVDDRPQVIEAEGLMEEYLAYDSRDLDEERDSGCPDTGRRRPCLPPVSPYRCRRQAVLDLLFDDVWRELIGWMEELVRRHWEGCVSDDEKTSVSFSLAQPDSQNPFLLLSSALPTMLPRLGQARPPHLTASLQQQTTKSRGSKHNPRRKPKKLRKPSSSSRVPVGATVTHHNLNDLIVIHGIPLQQRTLGVLDRNLDPEEKVSQRPGSSAVPSSKPRPRRALEQSSSSLSRPPQSARRRNPPPRTLLPLAPSLTQPSATGSMDEVIRGTRLPTASDRLTSPPMPLSRNTLLPPIGTRDAENTHALQHSRHLQRQRGLSSRAHSAVTEEASSLIPRDRHHLLDVFSRPNTTHTYRSDTPYRRSFTVLDNIGRPGRASVGTDSLGIGVTGISLGIGSSSFLDSFIHHPLGHSPIEDEEEPQAQAPPTVLLVPVSAPARTYSRGGITSRSSKPGL, from the exons ATGATTTCACGATACTCAAGGCGGCCCGTATCGCACAATTTAGAGAT CCGTGGTCTGTCCCGGAGCAGTCTagaccaccaccccctcccagaAGAGGCAGATGATGACCTGGTCCACCCCCCGCCTCTCCTGCATGACCTCAGAGAAGCTGTGTCTGCCTACGACAG CTCGGAGACGTCTGCGGCGTCTGGCCAATCGGACTGTCCCACGGTCACCACGGGAGACACCACCCGCTCCTGGTCAGGGATCCACAGCTACGCAGGAACAGGGATCTCTACTGAGAGGAGCTCCGTCTTCTCATGGGGATACGAT GAGTTTGACAAGGCGGCGTCGCGGCAGGTGCAGCAGATGTTTGAGGAGATTGATGAGGAGCTGTatgaggggcgggggggcgggctGCATCTCCGGGGGCTCCAGGAAGAGTGTCAGCAGTGGGCCTCCCGCTTCCCCCACCTACG GATTCTGGGAACTCAGCTGGTGTGTCCCAGCGATGAGGGCTTCCAGTGGTTCTCTACCTCAGGGAGGGCCTCCACAGCCAGCCCCGGCCTCGCGCCATCTCTGGCCCCAGCTGCAGGCAAGGAGGGCAGGCCCCAGGATAAGGACAAGCAGGGCACGGA gctgtgtgttcagggcaggagggcagtgttttccGAGCCCTGTGTGGTGGAGATAGAACCCCCTCCTATTGGCTGTGAGGTTGATGACAGACCCCAGGTGATCGAGGCTGAGGGGCTGATGGAGGAGTACCTGGCGTACGACTCCAGAGACCT GGACGAGGAGCGGGACAGCGGGTGCCCGGACACGGGCCGCCGgcgcccctgcctccccccggtGTCTCCCTACCGCTGCCGGCGGCAGGCCGTGCTGGACCTGCTGTTTGACGACGTGTGGCGCGAGCTGATTGGCtggatggaggagctggtgcgTCGTCATTGGGAGGGCTGTGTCTCAG ATGATGAAAAGACGTCGGTCAGCTTCAGCCTGGCCCAGCCAGACTCCCAGAACCCCTTCCTGCTGCTGTCCAGCGCCCTGCCCACCATGCTGCCTCGCCTGGGACAGGCCCGGCCGCCCCACCTCACTGCCAGCCTGCAGCAACAG ACCACAAAGTCAAGGGGCTCAAAGCACAATCCCAGACGGAAACCCAAAAAGCTGAGAAAGCCCTCcagt TCCAGCAGAGTACCAGTCGGGGCGACAGTGACACACCACAACCTGAACGACCTCATTGTAATCCATGGGATCCCCCTGCAGCAAAGGACACTGGGAGTTCTTGACAGGAATCT ggACCCAGAGGAGAAGGTGTCCCAGCGGCCTGGCTCCAGCGCTGTCCCCTCCAGCAAGCCCCGCCCACGCCGGGCGCTGGAGCagagctcctcctctctgtcccgcCCCCCCCAGTCGGCACGGCGCAGGAACCCACCCCCCCGCACCCTTCTGCCCCtggcccccagcctcacccagcccaGCGCCACAGGCTCCATGGATGAGGTCATCCGCGGGACTCGCCT acccaCAGCCAGTGACCGCCTGACCTCTCCCCCCATGCCTCTGAGCAGAAACACCTTGCTCCCCCCTATCGGAACAAGAGATGccgagaacacacacgcactacagCACTCCAGAcatctacag cgTCAGAGAGGGTTGTCCAGTCGGGCCCACAGCGCAGTGACAGAGGAAGCAAGCAGTTTGATTCCTCGCGATCGCCATCATCTTCTGGATGTGTTCTCACggcccaacaccacacacacctacagg TCAGACACCCCGTACCGGCGCTCCTTCACCGTGCTGGACAACATCGGAAGGCCTGGCCGGGCGTCCGTGGGCACAG ACTCTCTGGGCATCGGTGTGACAGGCATCAGCCTGGGCATCGGAAGCTCCTCCTTCCTGGACTCCTTCATCCATCACCCGCTTGGACACTCCCCCatcgaggatgaggaggaacctCAGGCACAGGCCCCGCCCACAG TCCTGCTGGTGCCGGTGTCGGCCCCAGCCCGCACCTACAGCAGAGGGGGAATCACATCTCGGAGTAGCAAACCTGGCTTGTAG
- the fam149b1 gene encoding protein FAM149B1 isoform X2, whose amino-acid sequence MISRYSRRPVSHNLEIRGLSRSSLDHHPLPEEADDDLVHPPPLLHDLREAVSAYDSSETSAASGQSDCPTVTTGDTTRSWSGIHSYAGTGISTERSSVFSWGYDEFDKAASRQVQQMFEEIDEELYEGRGGGLHLRGLQEECQQWASRFPHLRILGTQLVCPSDEGFQWFSTSGRASTASPGLAPSLAPAAGKEGRPQDKDKQGTELCVQGRRAVFSEPCVVEIEPPPIGCEVDDRPQVIEAEGLMEEYLAYDSRDLDEERDSGCPDTGRRRPCLPPVSPYRCRRQAVLDLLFDDVWRELIGWMEELVRRHWEGCVSDDEKTSVSFSLAQPDSQNPFLLLSSALPTMLPRLGQARPPHLTASLQQQSSRVPVGATVTHHNLNDLIVIHGIPLQQRTLGVLDRNLDPEEKVSQRPGSSAVPSSKPRPRRALEQSSSSLSRPPQSARRRNPPPRTLLPLAPSLTQPSATGSMDEVIRGTRLPTASDRLTSPPMPLSRNTLLPPIGTRDAENTHALQHSRHLQRQRGLSSRAHSAVTEEASSLIPRDRHHLLDVFSRPNTTHTYRSDTPYRRSFTVLDNIGRPGRASVGTDSLGIGVTGISLGIGSSSFLDSFIHHPLGHSPIEDEEEPQAQAPPTVLLVPVSAPARTYSRGGITSRSSKPGL is encoded by the exons ATGATTTCACGATACTCAAGGCGGCCCGTATCGCACAATTTAGAGAT CCGTGGTCTGTCCCGGAGCAGTCTagaccaccaccccctcccagaAGAGGCAGATGATGACCTGGTCCACCCCCCGCCTCTCCTGCATGACCTCAGAGAAGCTGTGTCTGCCTACGACAG CTCGGAGACGTCTGCGGCGTCTGGCCAATCGGACTGTCCCACGGTCACCACGGGAGACACCACCCGCTCCTGGTCAGGGATCCACAGCTACGCAGGAACAGGGATCTCTACTGAGAGGAGCTCCGTCTTCTCATGGGGATACGAT GAGTTTGACAAGGCGGCGTCGCGGCAGGTGCAGCAGATGTTTGAGGAGATTGATGAGGAGCTGTatgaggggcgggggggcgggctGCATCTCCGGGGGCTCCAGGAAGAGTGTCAGCAGTGGGCCTCCCGCTTCCCCCACCTACG GATTCTGGGAACTCAGCTGGTGTGTCCCAGCGATGAGGGCTTCCAGTGGTTCTCTACCTCAGGGAGGGCCTCCACAGCCAGCCCCGGCCTCGCGCCATCTCTGGCCCCAGCTGCAGGCAAGGAGGGCAGGCCCCAGGATAAGGACAAGCAGGGCACGGA gctgtgtgttcagggcaggagggcagtgttttccGAGCCCTGTGTGGTGGAGATAGAACCCCCTCCTATTGGCTGTGAGGTTGATGACAGACCCCAGGTGATCGAGGCTGAGGGGCTGATGGAGGAGTACCTGGCGTACGACTCCAGAGACCT GGACGAGGAGCGGGACAGCGGGTGCCCGGACACGGGCCGCCGgcgcccctgcctccccccggtGTCTCCCTACCGCTGCCGGCGGCAGGCCGTGCTGGACCTGCTGTTTGACGACGTGTGGCGCGAGCTGATTGGCtggatggaggagctggtgcgTCGTCATTGGGAGGGCTGTGTCTCAG ATGATGAAAAGACGTCGGTCAGCTTCAGCCTGGCCCAGCCAGACTCCCAGAACCCCTTCCTGCTGCTGTCCAGCGCCCTGCCCACCATGCTGCCTCGCCTGGGACAGGCCCGGCCGCCCCACCTCACTGCCAGCCTGCAGCAACAG TCCAGCAGAGTACCAGTCGGGGCGACAGTGACACACCACAACCTGAACGACCTCATTGTAATCCATGGGATCCCCCTGCAGCAAAGGACACTGGGAGTTCTTGACAGGAATCT ggACCCAGAGGAGAAGGTGTCCCAGCGGCCTGGCTCCAGCGCTGTCCCCTCCAGCAAGCCCCGCCCACGCCGGGCGCTGGAGCagagctcctcctctctgtcccgcCCCCCCCAGTCGGCACGGCGCAGGAACCCACCCCCCCGCACCCTTCTGCCCCtggcccccagcctcacccagcccaGCGCCACAGGCTCCATGGATGAGGTCATCCGCGGGACTCGCCT acccaCAGCCAGTGACCGCCTGACCTCTCCCCCCATGCCTCTGAGCAGAAACACCTTGCTCCCCCCTATCGGAACAAGAGATGccgagaacacacacgcactacagCACTCCAGAcatctacag cgTCAGAGAGGGTTGTCCAGTCGGGCCCACAGCGCAGTGACAGAGGAAGCAAGCAGTTTGATTCCTCGCGATCGCCATCATCTTCTGGATGTGTTCTCACggcccaacaccacacacacctacagg TCAGACACCCCGTACCGGCGCTCCTTCACCGTGCTGGACAACATCGGAAGGCCTGGCCGGGCGTCCGTGGGCACAG ACTCTCTGGGCATCGGTGTGACAGGCATCAGCCTGGGCATCGGAAGCTCCTCCTTCCTGGACTCCTTCATCCATCACCCGCTTGGACACTCCCCCatcgaggatgaggaggaacctCAGGCACAGGCCCCGCCCACAG TCCTGCTGGTGCCGGTGTCGGCCCCAGCCCGCACCTACAGCAGAGGGGGAATCACATCTCGGAGTAGCAAACCTGGCTTGTAG